In Pseudomonas grandcourensis, the DNA window TCGGGTCAACACGGTGTTCCAGAGTTACGCGCTGTTTCCGCACATGAGTGTTGCGCAGAATATCGCCTTCGGCCTCGAGATGCAGGGTCTTGATCGCAAACTGATTCCGCAGCGTGTCGACGAGATGCTGGCGCTGGTGCAAATGCAGCACCTGGCCAGGCGCAAACCGGCCGAACTGTCCGGCGGCCAACAGCAACGGGTGGCTCTGGCCCGGGCCTTGGCGCCAAAACCCAAAGTGCTGTTGCTGGACGAACCGCTGTCGGCCCTGGACCTCAAGCTGCGCAAGGAAATGCAGGTCGAACTCAAGCGCGTGCAGAAAGAAGCCGGGATCACCTTCATTTTTGTCACCCACGATCAGGAAGAAGCCCTGACCCTGTCCGACCGCATCGCCGTGATGTCCGCCGGCAAGATCCTGCAAATCGGCTCGCCCAACGAAATCTACGAGCGTCCGCAACACCAGTTCGTCGCGCAGTTCATCGGCGACATCAACTTCCTTCCCGGCCACCTCAAGCGCGGCCAGCAGAACGAAAAGCTCTTCGTGCCCAACGGCATGCCCGTGG includes these proteins:
- a CDS encoding ABC transporter ATP-binding protein, with translation MGHPTAIEVRNVSKRYSDDPGLAPALDNVSVDIADNEFFTLLGPSGCGKTTLLRTIAGFEHVSEGEIRLAGEPVNDLPPFKRRVNTVFQSYALFPHMSVAQNIAFGLEMQGLDRKLIPQRVDEMLALVQMQHLARRKPAELSGGQQQRVALARALAPKPKVLLLDEPLSALDLKLRKEMQVELKRVQKEAGITFIFVTHDQEEALTLSDRIAVMSAGKILQIGSPNEIYERPQHQFVAQFIGDINFLPGHLKRGQQNEKLFVPNGMPVEIPCPAQGFDGSKVQLAFRPERSQLVEPTQPHHLRGVIEAVLYVGTATLYQCRLNNDIKVMLRENNEGLNHGRVVGDRVAVNLPPHACLLMEA